A genome region from Corvus hawaiiensis isolate bCorHaw1 chromosome 4, bCorHaw1.pri.cur, whole genome shotgun sequence includes the following:
- the NDUFA6 gene encoding NADH dehydrogenase [ubiquinone] 1 alpha subcomplex subunit 6, which translates to MPCAFPRAAGEGGGGGKMAVAGKGVVSAAVKPIFSRDLGEAKRRVRELYRAWYREVPNTVHLYQLDITVKQGRNKVREMFMKNAHVTDPRVIDMLVIKGKMELQETIHVWKQRTHVMRYFHETEPPQPKDFLSKFYAGHNP; encoded by the exons ATGCCTTGCGCGTTCCCGCGGGCGGCGGGGGAAGGTGGCGGCGGCGGCAAGATGGCGGTGGCGGGCAAGGGAGTGGTGTCGGCCGCCGTGAAGCCGATCTTCAGCCGGGACCTGGGCGAGGCGAAGCGGCGAGTCAGGGAGCTGTATCGGGCCTGGTACCGCGAGGTGCCCAACACGG TGCACCTGTACCAGCTGGACATCACGGTGAAACAGGGGCGTAACAAGGTGCGGGAGATGTTCATGAAGAATGCCCACGTTACGGATCCACGCGTGATAGACATGCTGGTTATTAAG GGCAAAATGGAGCTTCAAGAAACCATTCACGTCTGGAAGCAGAGGACTCACGTCATGAGGTACTTCCACGAGACGGAACCCCCGCAACCTAAAGACTTTCTGTCCAAATTCTATGCGGGCCACAATCCCTGA
- the LOC125325472 gene encoding cytochrome P450 2D14, protein MALLLWLGSQLSSIWSNISILGIFLTVFTLLLDFMKRRKKWSRYPPGPASLPFVGTMFSIDFHKPHHSFSQLQKKFGNIFSLQNCWTNLVVLNGYKTVKEALVHKSEDFADRPYFPIYEHMGYGKNSEGIVVARYGHVWKELRRFALSTLRNFGMGKKSLEERVVEEAGFLCSAVKSKEGKSFDIHVLLNNAVCNIICTIVFGDRFDYGDGTFKRLSQLVQDSLDQETGFLPQLLNAVPILVRIPGLPQKVFQGQRELMDFIDVVIDKHMKTWDPAHTRDLTDVFLKEMEKGKAAEENGFHYNNLRLVAVDLFTAGSETSSTTLRWALLYMLLHPEIQSKVQAEIDKVIGRERPPTMKDQASMPYTNAVIHEVQRYGDIIPVGLPHMTYRDTELQGFFIPKGTTIITNLSSVLKDETLWEKPQEFYPEHFLDANGQFVKPEAFLPFSAGRRACPGEQLARMELFLFFTSLLQKFTFVLPEDQPRPREDGHFALTNSPHPYMLRALPR, encoded by the exons ATGGCATTGCTCCTGTGGCTGGGGTCCCAGCTGTCATCCATCTGGAGCAACATCTCTATACTGGGAATTTTTCTTACAGTGTTTACTTTACTGCTTGACTTCATGAAGCGCAGGAAGAAGTGGAGCCGTTACCCGCCGGGCCCAGCGTCGCTGCCGTTCGTCGGGACCATGTTCTCCATTGACTTCCACAAGCCCCACCACTCCTTCAGCCAG CTTCAGAAGAAGTTTGGAAACATCTTCAGTCTCCAGAACTGCTGGACCAACCTGGTAGTGTTGAATGGGTATAAAACAGTGAAGGAAGCCCTGGTCCACAAATCGGAGGACTTTGCTGACCGGCCGTACTTTCCAATATATGAACATATGGGCTATGGAAAGAATTCTGAAG GGATTGTTGTAGCAAGATACGGGCATGTCTGGAAGGAGCTAAGGAGATTTGCACTCTCTACCCTGAGGAACTTTGGGATGGGAAAGAAATCCTTGGAGGAGCGAGTGGTAGAGGAAGCTGGATTTCTTTGTTCTGCAGTCAAGTCTAAAGAAG gTAAATCTTTTGATATACATGTTCTTCTAAATAATGCTGTCTGCAACATAATCTGCACCATTGTCTTTGGAGACCGTTTTGACTACGGTGACGGAACATTCAAGAGGCTGTCACAGTTAGTTCAAGATTCCCTGGATCAAGAAACTGGATTCCTGCCTCAG CTTCTTAATGCTGTGCCCATTTTGGTGCGCATCCCTGGACTCCCACAGAAGGTCTTTCAAGGACAAAGGGAGTTGATGGACTTCATAGATGTGGTCATAGACAAGCATATGAAGACCTGGGACCCTGCTCACACCCGAGATCTCACAGatgtgtttttaaaggaaatggaGAAG GGTAAGGCAGCTGAAGAGAATGGGTTCCACTATAACAACCTTCGTCTGGTGGCTGTAGACCTGTTTACAGCTGGTTCTGAGACCAGCTCCACCACTCTCCGATGGGCATTGCTGTATATGCTTCTCCACCCAGAAATACAGA GTAAGGTCCAGGCAGAGATTGATAAGGTGATTGGCAGAGAGAGACCCCCCACCATGAAGGACCAAGCAAGCATGCCTTACACTAATGCTGTGATCCATGAAGTGCAACGCTACGGGGATATTATTCCTGTTGGGCTACCTCACATGACATACCGGGACACAGAGTTGCAAGGCTTCTTTATTCCCAAG GGGACAACAATCATCACCAACTTGTCTTCCGTGCTGAAGGATGAGACACTCTGGGAGAAACCACAGGAGTTTTACCCTGAACACTTCCTGGATGCAAACGGGCAGTTTGTGAAACCAGAGGCCTTCCTGCCCTTCTCAGCAG GTCGCCGTGCCTGTCCAGGAGAACAGCTGGCCAGGATGgagctctttcttttctttaccaGTCTCTTGCAGAAATTCACTTTTGTGCTCCCTGAGGACCAGCCCAGGCCGCGGGAGGACGGTCACTTTGCTCTCACAAACTCCCCACACCCATACATGTTGCGAGCTCTCCCAAGATGA